Genomic window (Bosea vaviloviae):
CATGGGCCCGTCGGGATCGGGCAAATCGACCTTCATGAACCTGATCGGCTGCCTCGACCGGCCGACTGGCGGGCATTACCGGCTCGACGGCGTCGCGGTCGAGACGCTCTCCAGCGACGGCCTGGCCGAACTGCGCAACCGCAAGCTCGGCTTCGTCTTCCAGCAGTTCAACCTGCTGCCGCGTGTCGACGCCTGCGCCAATGTCGAATTGCCGATGGTCTATGCCGGGATCGACGGCCGGACACGCAAGGCGCGCGCGCTCGCCGCGCTCGACCGCGTCGGCCTGGCAGACCGCGCCCATCACCGGCCGATGCAGCTCTCAGGCGGTCAGCAGCAGCGCGTCGCCATCGCCCGCGCTCTGGTCAACCAGCCGCGCCTGCTGCTCGCTGACGAGCCGACCGGCGCGCTCGACAGCCGCACCGCACTCGAAATCCTCGGCCTGTTCCAGGATCTCAACCGCGAGGGC
Coding sequences:
- a CDS encoding ABC transporter ATP-binding protein, which translates into the protein MPLIEAQELSRVYDLDSGRVTALDRVSLAIETGDLVAVMGPSGSGKSTFMNLIGCLDRPTGGHYRLDGVAVETLSSDGLAELRNRKLGFVFQQFNLLPRVDACANVELPMVYAGIDGRTRKARALAALDRVGLADRAHHRPMQLSGGQQQRVAIARALVNQPRLLLADEPTGALDSRTALEILGLFQDLNREGVTVVIVTHDAEVARHARRVIRFRDGHLLSDERQEAADARTALAALESVPSATEAAA